AGTTGATAaactaaaaaaattattaattagtgCTGGAAGTAATGATGATGAGAGTGTTACTATTCTGAAGGACATCGTAAGCAGCTGTGAAACATGTCTCAAGTACAACAAGCCCAAACCAAAGCCATCAGTTGGTTTACCAATGGCTTCAACATACAATTAAACTGTGGCATTAGATCTACACGAGCTAGAACCAAATGTGTGGTACCTCCACATGATTGATCACTTCACCAGGTTCAGTGCTGGTAGCATTGTTACCACAAAAAAATCCAGTGAAATTGTGAGGCACTTTATTCATCCCTGGGTGAGTGTTCATGGAGCCCCATCTAAAAAATTTTGTGACAATGGAGGTGAATTCAATAATGAGGAAATGAGAGACATGGCTGAGAACTTTAATATTGAAGTGAAAACCACTGCTGCCTACAGTCCATGGAGTAATGGATTGATGGAAAGACATAACCAGACCCTTACAGAGATCCTGTTAAAAGTGAAGAAAAGCAGTGTTTGTGACTGGAAAGCAGCCCTAGATTGGGCCTTGATGGCAAAGAATACAATGCACAATGTGCATGGATTTAGTCCATACCAGCTGGTGTTTGGACAAAACCCGAACGTACCTTCTGTGCTGGTTGATAAACCGCCTGCCCTGGAGGGCACTACCATGAGTAAATGGGTAGGACAACACATTTCAGCATTACATGCAGCAAGGACAGCGTTTACTGAGGCAGAGTGCTCTGAGAGAATCAGGAGAGCTCTGCGCACACAGCTTCGCAGCACAGATGAATACTACGAAACTGGAGATAAAGTGTACTACAAAAGAATGGACTGCAATGAATGGAAAGGCCCTGGGGTGGTAATTGGACGAGACGGGGTGGTAATATTTGTTAGACATGGAGGCTCCTATGTCCGGGTGCATCGCTGTAGACTGCGCAAGGCCACAGATCACTACACTGACACGTCTCGTGACAGACAAGAAAACCAGACAGAACTTAATGCAGCAGAATGTGACATTGAACATGTTGAAGATCTACCCGATACTGTATCTAGTGATGTAGACAGTGTGCCTGACACAGAGAATGCGGCAGGGAGCTCAAATAATGACAGAGACAGCAATGAGCATGATAATAATCCATCCGACAGACAACCTCCTATCATAAGAACAGACCGTAGTATGAATCTAAAGGCAGGACAATTCATAAAGTATGTGGAAAGAGACACTGGAATTTCACACACAGCAAAAGTGCTAGGTCGAGCGGGAAAGGCAACTGGAAAACACAAGGACTGGTACAATCTGGAGTACACTGAGCCAGTTAACCTCACTGGCACAACAAGGTCAGCTGACCTTTCACAGGTTGACACACTGCAGATTCAGTCATCGGACAGGGTGGAACAGCCATCTGATCACGAGGATGTACTTGTTACAAAGGATGTGTCATTTGAATCAGCTAAACTTACTGAAATCAGTAACTGGGAGAAACACGATGTGTTTGATGAAGTAAAAAACATGGGACAAAAATGCATTTCCACAAGATGGGTGTGTACACTCAAAGACACACCAGACGGCATAGTTCCAAAAGCAAGGCTAGTGGCGAGAGGATTTGAAGAGCTAAACACAAAAGATCTCCCAAAAGACTCGCCAACATGTGCCTCAGAGTCTCTTAGACTACTCATGTCTGTGATATGTCAAAACCGATGGACACCCCACTCTATGGACATAAAGTCAGCATTCCTTCAAGGAAATGAGTCATCCCGAGACATCTATGTTCGTCCACCACCTGAAGCTAAGAGTGAGGGAACTCTATGGAAGCTAAACAAATGTGTTTATGGACTAAATGATGCATCACTGTACTGGTACAATAGGGTTaaagaaacaatgttgcaaactgGAGGAAATATGTCACAAATTGACCCTGCTATATTTTATTGGTTGGATAAAGATTTTAATGTGTCTGGGGTGCTTGCTTGTCATGTTGATGATTTCATCTGGGGTGGTTCACAGATTTTCACAACAACCGTAATCCCTCACCTGCAATCTACCTTTCAAGTGGGCAGAGAAGAACATGACAGTTTTCGCTATGTAGGCATGGAGTACGTCACTGCAAATGGAGTAACATGTATGCATCAAGACAATTACATACAGAATCTCCAGCCAATTCACATAGACATCTCCAGAGCCATGAGACGGGATGCTCTTTTGGCTGAAAGTGAAATTGATGACCTGAGATCAAAAATAGGTCAACTTCTGTGGGTTGCCAGACAAAGTAGACCGGATATTATGTTTGATACATGTGTCCTTGCAGCTAACATAAAACATGCTACTGTGCAGACATTACATGACACAAACAAGGTGGTGAAAAAATTGAAATCAGAACAGGTGACACTGAAGTTTCAGAACCTGGGAAAAGACAGTTCTCTAAAGCTAGTAGTGTTCTGCGACGCCTCGCTGGGAAACCTTACAGATGGAGGCACTCAAGGGGGACATCTCATTCTGCTGATGGGTGAGGAAGGAAGATTCTCACCTGTGTATTGGCAGTCAAAAAAGATAAGGAGAGTCGTACGGAGCACTCTTGCTGGAGAAACTCTTGCCCTTGCAGATGCTGTTGACAGTGCCATTTCTTTATCTGACCTTCATGCAGAACTTACCACAGGGAATGTATCACAACATGTCTTACCAATAGTGTGTGTCACTGATAATCACTCCCTTGCAGACGCCATCAAGTCTACTAAGTCAGTGACAGAGAAAAGGCTCCGCCTTGAAATAAGTGGCATCAAAGAACTTCTTCAAAGTAAAAGAATCCAACAGATTCTCTGGGCACCTACAGGAGAGCAGCTAGCTGACTGTTTGACAAAACGAGGTGCATCCGCACTTCAGCTCCTAAAGGCACTCAGTGTTGGAGAGTGGAAACTGCAATAGAGACTATTCTTTTGtggacagtttttttttgttggtcaCCATGTTCTTACATTTTCATACTTATGGACATTAATAATAGACTGTGATTTTTgtgttcaaaaaaacaaaaagaaaaaaaaaggtgggaGATTGTAAATGTTCTGTTTTTGCATTGCACATTATTATGGTACACTCTTTTAGTGTATTTACGGTAACGCCCAGCATGCATTGCTCTATGCGCGGGCTCCGGTGGGAAGTCGGTTATGTGAACGGCAGTGGCCGGTTTGTTATTGTGTTCCCTGAACTTAAACTCAGTAAAGTATACGCATAAAAAGAAGAGGGTTGTCGTCATTGAGTtaacacagtagatggcagtattgccctgtttaagagtgtcacaacattgctgtttacggcagaccaactgctttacggtagaccaactgctttacggtataccaaaacgtgactgcggttgttgtgtgttgttaccgcgctgggaggacgttaatgaaaaactgtctacaataaacccacataagtgaccaagaactcgccctcgatcgttCTACAATAGTCATGTTTGaatcagctagtattttcccatgtagtgtgtcttctcgtgacctccttgcttttatcttatgtgCGCTCGCAAACTCTTTGTTGTGTCTTAAGTGCTCCTGTTTGTCggctcacagagctgttttggccagttccttatgtcacgacttgatctttggagtttgcttttccgggatgcaacggaaagttggcacgggcgagacgggaaccaaggtacatgatttatttattaaaaaaagatcaaacaaaaagcgcacacaatggcggagaataagctatgaaaccaaaagactatagcaaaaaagtacaaatgaaaagcacgcacagtggcggaaactatgaacaattaaataaaacattaactgtggcttgagaaacaaaaacttacttggcatggaaccggcatgaaaaaggagcagcaaggatcataagggtgtgcagaagcatatatggggtgcgaggtcgtcaggccgaacaacagaaaatgaattaacttaaatactatggacatgattaacgaaaacaggtgcgtgactcaagacgtgaaacaggtgcgtgacgtgacaggtgaaaactaatggttgctatggtgaccagacaagggagtgaaaagacagaaactaaacaaaacatgacttaaaacaaaacatgataatacagacatgacagagcccctcccttaaggacagataccagatgtccaagaaaaaaaaacttaacaaaagtcatgggcgggcgggagggggacatggcggtgggtcgccagaccacgtgtccccgtatccaccggggcagagttaggtggcggcggcgagtggaacgccgctgcagcaggcgaggcgggcgcccagggaatgaccacattcgtggccgactgggaggtgggcgcacttggcgtggcgggcgaccaggtagcggccatatccgtggccgacgaggaggcaggcgcgtcgacaacttggcaggcgtggcagctcggcgtgacaagtcaggcggcgaagctcggcgtggcgcgtccggcggcgaagctcggcgtgggtcttggtcttggtctaggcttgggtcttggtcttggtgtgggtcttggcatggcgggtcttgatcttggcatggcgggtcttgatcttggcatggcgggtcttggtcttggcatggcgggtcttggtcttggcatggcgggtcttggtcttggcatggcgagtcttggtcttggcatggcgagtcttggtcttggcatggcgagtcttggtcttggcatggcgagtcttggtcttggcatggcgagtcttggtcttggcatagcgagtcttggtcttggcatggcgagtcttggtcttggcatggcgtgtcttggtcttggcatggcgtgtcttggtcttggcatggcgtgtcttggtcttggtcttggcttagcgggtcttggtcttggtcttggtcttggtttggcgggtcttggtcttggtcttggcttggcgtgtcttggtcttggcatggcgtgtcttggtcttggcatggcgtgtcttggtcttggcatggcgtgtcttggtcttggcatggcgtgtcttggcatggcgtgtcttggtcttggcatggtgtgtcttggtcttggcatggcgtgtcttggtcttgacgtggagctggtaccggagcttggcgtcgtggagctggtaccggagcttggcgtcgtggagctggttccggagcttggcgtcgtggagctggtaccggagcttggtgtcgtggagctggtaccggagcttggcgtcgtggagctggtaccggagcttggcgtcgtggagctggtaccggagcttggcgtcgtggagctggtaccggagcttggcgaggaacttggcgtggtggagctggtgctagccttggtgcggcgacaggtgctagccttggtgcaggtggaggtggcctagctgggggttgcggctttgcaggtcggaagactggtgagggcggtcgtgctggaggctgtggcttgacgggtcggtagactggtggtggcggccgtgagggaggctgtggcttggcatggtgatgccgagccaccccaccaacacagctcccgaccccagcccccccctcaaggggcggataccagacgcgctccctgcggtctggaactctctgtaggggtgggcggaggagggcagaaacttccccattaaattgtccaaattgtttttggttttttttatcccccacctggggttgtgtgggcggaaaaaaagaaaaatattgtgacgggggcgggacttgagtcttggggggcggggcatgaaatttgggaagtggcttggactgattagacctgatttctaaaaacatgttttgataatgttttatcaaagtcaTGGCTttagagtttttagctggaggtGGGTGatctaaagaaaaagagttgaaaaaaaaatcctggtctgtgatgtcatcatggggaagccgggcagactgctgcatgcttccgcccggagggggaggggcttgtgggagcggcgtgtcctgcaggctcgcggaagtctttcctggcgtccctcgcctttgacggcgcttccgtggctgaggtgacgtaccgatcggcaccaacttgcctccattcccccacatcatccccctgcgctccctgggggaaaagcgcagcgtctctgcctccatggcgcgcagcacctcccaagaagcctcatccaaattgtccaaatcggccaacttacgtgcggaaaagcgggtctgctgacgacctactgtcacgacttgatctttggagtttgcttttccgggatgcaacggaaagttggcacgggcgagacgggaaccaaggtacatgatttatttattaaaaaaagatcaaacaaaaagcgcgcacaatggcggagaataagctatgaaaccaaaagactatagcaaaaaagtacaaatgaaaagcacgcacagtggcggaaactatgaacaattaaataaaacattaactgtggcttgagaaacaaaaacttacttggcatggaaccggcatgaaaaaggagcagcaaggatcataagggtgtgcagaagcatatatggggtgcgaggtcgtcaggccgaacaacagaaaatgaattaacttaaatactatggacatgattaacgaaaacaggtgcgtgactcaagacgtgaaacaggtgcgtgacgtgacaggtgaaaactaatggttgctatggtgaccagacaagggagtgaaaagacagaaactaaacaaaacatgacttaaaacaaaacatgataatacagacatgacaccttatctgttttgaagaaACAGCTGTGCTCCTTTCTGGGCGAAAGTGGCTGTTTTCGCTCTACGTAAGCTGACTATTTTTGTTTGGATATAGACCTCTTCTTGTTGACGCTATTGTCGCAATgaaagggctggtctcctaaagcttgagTAAAACTTTGCCAAGTACCATTCTGTCTctctttttactcaacatatatgtcatccaaaagaacttgggattgaccagtgtgttttatttcctgtgagGAAGACTAGTCGCGCAACAAGCCGCAATATGAATTTTGGTGCACAATTTGTTCTTGCATCAAATGTATGGTACAGCCAGCTCTGAGGAGGCGCCATTCCACTTTGGTTGCTTGTGATGTGATTGTCTTACAATACACAGAGCTGTTATGGCTTCCCTGCGAGCGCTGCTCAGAATATTGGTGCCCACCTTGTTACTCATCACTTACTGAGTACTTGCTAGCACCCATCTGGACACAAGTAACAATGCACTTCTGGAAGTGGACCTCCAGCAGTCAGAACACAGATGATCATGTGATAAGTCCTCTTCATGCCCAGGTAAAGCTAGAACTGAAGAAAGTGGCACTGCAGATGACAGTGGATTTGTCATCTTGCAGGTTGTTGAATCAGCATGTGGTTGTTGTTGGCAGAGCAAGGATGGAGGATGGATCAAGGCCTTGGTCCACTCTGACTCACCGAGGCACTGTTGGAAACAAGAAAGAAAACACATCCTGAGATGATGTTCTTTTTATATCAGTGCACATGTCAGATCGTTCCTGTGTAATCACAGTCTGGTTCTAGTTACAAGTAGTGCTTTCAAAGTTCTTAGCATATTCTTTATTAACATTCCGTCCTTCAAGCAAAACATTTCCAttaagtgaatgaatgaatgaatgaattaacctactcagtggcctagtggttagagtgtccgccctcagatcggtaggttgtgagttcaaaccccggccgagtcacaccaaagactataaaaatgggacccattacctccctgcttggcactcagcatcaagggttagaattgggggttaaatcaccaaaaatgattcccgggcgtggcctccactgctgctcactgctcccctcacctcccagggggtgatcatgggtgatgggtcaaatgcagagaataattttgccacatctagtgtgtgtgtgacaatcattggtactttaactttactttaatatTTCTTAAAATATATCACTTCACTTATTTTACTTTCCcttagaaaacaaaacaaaacagaaagacatatatttttaaatgtcacTTCTTCCTTTCCCCATAATTTAGACCAGGCTTGGGCAATTATTATgcctcagggggccaaatttagatttaaaaaactgtctgggggcggtatatctatttttaggaacactaatacaaaacctcacaataatgtcggattgaatgctaaaaactttgcgagaccgccttaaaaaacggaatggaattttacatttttttactgaataagacacccagaatgtacatgaaaataaagaatgcagaatttacaatattatctataaccgaaaaaaaaaacactaaatattgacaacatatgaacgtcacaccccctctcgatcgacatattttacaatcaagggaaacacaacaaaaatgcaacaaacacagcgaaatatgaacatgaaaagggtaaaaaaaaaaatcacctac
The Nerophis lumbriciformis linkage group LG12, RoL_Nlum_v2.1, whole genome shotgun sequence DNA segment above includes these coding regions:
- the LOC133622889 gene encoding uncharacterized protein, encoding MAENFNIEVKTTAAYSPWSNGLMERHNQTLTEILLKVKKSSVCDWKAALDWALMAKNTMHNVHGFSPYQLVFGQNPNVPSVLVDKPPALEGTTMSKWVGQHISALHAARTAFTEAECSERIRRALRTQLRSTDEYYETGDKVYYKRMDCNEWKGPGVVIGRDGVVIFVRHGGSYVRVHRCRLRKATDHYTDTSRDRQENQTELNAAECDIEHVEDLPDTVSSDVDSVPDTENAAGSSNNDRDSNEHDNNPSDRQPPIIRTDRSMNLKAGQFIKYVERDTGISHTAKVLGRAGKATGKHKDWYNLEYTEPVNLTGTTRSADLSQVDTLQIQSSDRVEQPSDHEDVLVTKDVSFESAKLTEISNWEKHDVFDEVKNMGQKCISTRWVCTLKDTPDGIVPKARLVARGFEELNTKDLPKDSPTCASESLRLLMSVICQNRWTPHSMDIKSAFLQGNESSRDIYVRPPPEAKNFHNNRNPSPAIYLSSGQRRT